A window of Lentibacillus sp. Marseille-P4043 contains these coding sequences:
- a CDS encoding YxeA family protein → MKRILIGIFVVVAVGMGALSLIGEDVRDRFNPFIQEKDVYVLINKEGETDPDFKHRYMFRLDGVDESGEVEEIKVTSSVKDFPENSYLKVHVKGKYVYEYEKVTEEDVPEKAIKELKLKHLA, encoded by the coding sequence CTGAAAAGAATACTGATTGGAATATTTGTAGTGGTTGCTGTTGGAATGGGTGCATTATCCCTAATTGGTGAGGATGTCCGGGATAGATTTAATCCGTTTATTCAAGAAAAAGATGTATATGTACTTATAAATAAAGAAGGAGAAACTGATCCCGACTTCAAACACAGATATATGTTTAGGCTAGATGGGGTTGATGAATCGGGGGAAGTAGAGGAAATTAAAGTAACGTCATCCGTTAAGGATTTTCCCGAAAATAGCTACTTGAAGGTACACGTTAAAGGAAAATATGTTTATGAGTATGAGAAAGTAACCGAAGAGGACGTTCCTGAAAAGGCAATAAAAGAGCTAAAGCTTAAACATTTAGCTTAG
- a CDS encoding transporter, with product MQNIMKIAYEGIMILLVMLTIITLWTDSAYNSTINWIIWIVFFVDFFVRLVTSKKKWTFIKQNPFLVIAIIPFDQFFQVARIVRVIHLFRIKTITKYYVFPYLEKITYQSMIWIVSLIVAFLVAESVLIWQFESSIPTYADAWGVLLSHLMFVGHQLFVIENPVVIWALTGTSILGIIIQGLALQWVFTKIESIVKNISKKRAISRE from the coding sequence ATGCAAAACATAATGAAAATCGCATATGAGGGAATAATGATCCTGCTCGTTATGCTGACAATCATTACACTTTGGACAGATAGTGCATATAATTCAACGATAAATTGGATCATTTGGATTGTGTTTTTTGTCGACTTTTTTGTTCGTTTGGTAACTTCCAAGAAAAAGTGGACGTTTATAAAACAAAATCCATTTCTTGTTATTGCTATTATTCCGTTTGATCAATTTTTTCAGGTAGCTAGAATTGTCCGCGTGATCCATTTGTTTCGAATTAAGACGATAACCAAGTACTATGTTTTCCCCTATTTAGAAAAAATCACCTATCAATCTATGATATGGATCGTCTCGCTAATTGTTGCTTTTTTAGTTGCTGAATCTGTGCTTATTTGGCAATTTGAAAGTTCAATTCCAACTTACGCTGATGCATGGGGCGTTCTTTTGAGTCATTTAATGTTTGTAGGTCATCAACTATTTGTGATTGAAAACCCAGTTGTCATATGGGCCTTGACAGGGACATCGATTCTGGGGATTATAATCCAAGGATTGGCACTGCAATGGGTGTTCACTAAAATAGAATCAATTGTAAAAAATATCAGCAAGAAAAGAGCCATAAGTCGAGAATGA
- a CDS encoding methyl-accepting chemotaxis protein: MKNLFQFNSLKKKILFGFSFVLLLIILLGVYNFLAIKELNSNTNEIVEEQQPLLILDEKITLNIAQRTSLIRGYLLYGDQELKKEFQARTDDGIELQEKVIKLSNSEKVKELVQKKIQWGETINKVIKEYDNGNEESAMEMMATNVKPLADELTDGFAEMATMREDKITNTGEDLQSYGKASLIVDIIVSVVVLAIAIIVSLVIARVISTPIVAIMQRMKSVASGDFSHEPLEKKSNDEIGQLVEAVNEMNHNSRELLMEIHTVSGTLSSHSEELTQAADEVKSGTQQVAATMEELATGSETQSNHASELASIMGSFTTKVEEANANGERVQKHSTDMLGMADQGTQLMDSSTTQMTKIDQIVRTAVEKMNVLDNQAQEISKLVQVIKDIADQTNLLALNAAIEAARAGEHGKGFAVVADEVRKLAEQVSTSVNDITGIVSTIQNESGVVAESLKEGYSEVEQGTLQIKTTSDTFYKISTSIKEMVQNIRTVSANLSDIAANSQEMNGSIEEIASVSEESAAGVEQTAASSQQASGSMEEVAGSSQHLAKLAEELNKLVGKFKL, from the coding sequence ATGAAAAATCTATTTCAATTTAATAGCTTGAAGAAGAAAATATTGTTTGGATTTTCTTTCGTTCTTCTATTAATTATCCTTTTGGGAGTTTATAATTTTCTTGCAATCAAAGAATTGAATAGTAATACAAATGAGATCGTCGAGGAACAACAGCCACTATTAATTTTGGACGAAAAAATAACATTAAACATCGCACAACGAACATCGTTAATACGTGGTTATTTGTTATATGGTGATCAGGAGCTGAAAAAAGAATTTCAAGCTCGTACGGATGATGGAATCGAACTACAGGAGAAAGTAATTAAACTTAGCAATTCAGAAAAAGTTAAGGAGCTAGTTCAGAAAAAGATACAATGGGGAGAAACAATCAACAAAGTTATCAAAGAATATGATAATGGTAATGAAGAATCGGCAATGGAAATGATGGCTACAAATGTAAAACCATTAGCAGATGAATTAACGGATGGTTTTGCTGAAATGGCTACAATGAGGGAAGATAAAATCACAAATACCGGGGAGGATCTCCAATCATATGGAAAAGCCTCGCTAATTGTGGATATCATTGTGTCAGTTGTTGTTTTAGCAATAGCAATCATTGTGTCACTTGTTATTGCTCGGGTGATATCAACCCCGATTGTGGCGATTATGCAGCGTATGAAATCTGTTGCTAGTGGTGATTTTAGTCACGAACCATTAGAGAAAAAATCAAACGATGAGATTGGCCAATTAGTAGAAGCCGTAAATGAAATGAATCATAACTCAAGAGAGCTGCTTATGGAGATACACACTGTTTCCGGAACATTATCTAGTCATAGTGAAGAATTAACACAAGCAGCTGATGAAGTGAAATCCGGGACACAACAAGTTGCTGCAACGATGGAAGAATTAGCAACAGGTTCTGAAACGCAGTCTAATCATGCAAGTGAATTGGCATCTATTATGGGATCATTTACTACTAAGGTTGAAGAAGCAAATGCAAACGGGGAACGTGTGCAAAAACATTCAACGGATATGTTAGGAATGGCAGATCAAGGTACACAACTAATGGATTCATCTACCACGCAAATGACTAAAATTGATCAAATTGTTCGTACAGCTGTTGAGAAAATGAATGTCTTAGACAATCAGGCGCAAGAAATATCTAAATTAGTCCAGGTGATAAAAGATATCGCGGATCAGACAAATCTGCTTGCACTAAACGCAGCGATTGAAGCAGCCAGAGCCGGCGAGCATGGAAAAGGGTTTGCCGTTGTTGCCGATGAGGTAAGAAAGCTTGCTGAACAAGTATCAACTTCGGTAAATGATATTACAGGAATTGTCTCTACTATACAAAATGAGTCAGGAGTTGTTGCTGAATCGTTAAAAGAAGGATATTCAGAAGTAGAGCAAGGGACATTGCAAATTAAAACTACTAGTGATACTTTTTATAAAATCAGTACATCAATAAAGGAAATGGTCCAAAATATTAGAACAGTATCGGCTAACTTATCTGACATTGCAGCAAATAGTCAGGAAATGAATGGATCAATTGAAGAGATTGCCTCCGTCTCGGAAGAATCAGCAGCAGGTGTTGAACAAACGGCTGCATCGAGCCAACAAGCAAGTGGATCGATGGAAGAAGTTGCAGGAAGTTCACAACATCTTGCAAAATTGGCAGAAGAACTGAATAAATTGGTCGGAAAGTTTAAGCTTTAA
- a CDS encoding DUF4177 domain-containing protein — protein sequence MERWEYIVEPWKYAITGVDSPELEEKLNSLGQEGWELINIIPQVGGMGNTVSVDFNHLVFKRKIE from the coding sequence ATGGAAAGATGGGAATATATTGTAGAGCCATGGAAATATGCAATTACCGGCGTTGACAGTCCTGAGCTAGAAGAAAAACTAAATTCCCTTGGCCAGGAAGGATGGGAGTTGATTAATATCATTCCTCAAGTAGGTGGTATGGGAAATACAGTTTCGGTAGATTTTAATCATCTGGTGTTTAAAAGAAAAATCGAGTAA
- a CDS encoding GNAT family N-acetyltransferase → MVTIKKGEGKFFVGENEDDPLAIITFKQTGDNQLTVDHTYVSDELRGEGVAGELVEKVVTYAREEGKKIIPECSYAKSKIEKTPEYHDVLSEE, encoded by the coding sequence ATGGTTACCATTAAAAAAGGTGAGGGAAAATTTTTTGTAGGTGAAAATGAGGATGATCCGTTGGCAATTATCACCTTTAAGCAGACTGGTGATAATCAATTAACGGTTGATCATACGTATGTATCAGACGAGCTACGTGGTGAAGGTGTTGCTGGGGAACTTGTAGAAAAAGTCGTTACATATGCGAGAGAAGAAGGGAAGAAGATTATTCCTGAATGCTCGTATGCTAAGAGTAAGATTGAAAAAACACCGGAATATCATGATGTATTAAGCGAAGAGTAG
- a CDS encoding RluA family pseudouridine synthase produces the protein MKRKHNHPNKGQKKSVDYKVEEPSELLPFLLKVMANRSRNSVKSILTRGQVTVDDHMETKHNYSLQPGQTVTVLKNKAAVKESQLIGMSILYEDDDIIVINKDAGLLSIATQKEKHRTAHHQLMEHVRLENPQNRVFVVHRLDKDTSGVMLFAKSEKMKRTLQDAWKEKVKERTYVALVEGEVKQQNGYVSSWLRESSTHLMYSNQTKNDGKYAKTHYKVIQANKNFSLLEIQLETGRKNQIRVHMQDLGNPVVGDKKYGSTGNPIGRLGLHAKVLMFTHPKTGKLLRFEAAVPKSFLTKSK, from the coding sequence ATGAAACGAAAACATAATCATCCTAACAAGGGTCAGAAAAAGTCAGTTGACTATAAAGTTGAGGAACCATCTGAATTACTGCCTTTTTTATTAAAGGTAATGGCAAATCGAAGTCGCAATTCCGTTAAATCAATTCTTACACGTGGCCAGGTAACAGTTGATGATCACATGGAGACCAAACACAATTATTCTCTACAGCCCGGACAAACGGTTACTGTTTTGAAAAATAAAGCAGCTGTGAAAGAGAGTCAGTTAATTGGAATGTCTATTTTGTACGAGGATGACGACATTATTGTCATTAATAAAGATGCTGGGTTGCTCTCAATCGCAACGCAAAAGGAAAAGCATCGAACAGCACATCATCAGCTAATGGAACATGTACGCCTGGAAAATCCGCAAAATCGTGTTTTTGTCGTCCACCGTTTGGACAAGGATACATCTGGTGTCATGCTGTTTGCCAAAAGTGAAAAGATGAAGCGAACACTGCAAGATGCTTGGAAAGAAAAAGTAAAGGAGCGGACCTATGTTGCCCTTGTTGAAGGCGAAGTCAAACAGCAAAATGGTTACGTATCTTCATGGTTACGGGAAAGCAGCACTCATTTGATGTATTCAAATCAAACTAAAAACGACGGGAAATACGCGAAAACACATTATAAAGTTATTCAAGCGAATAAAAACTTTTCATTATTGGAAATTCAACTTGAAACAGGCCGAAAAAACCAAATTCGTGTCCATATGCAGGATCTAGGAAATCCCGTTGTTGGTGATAAAAAATATGGTTCAACAGGTAATCCAATTGGCAGATTGGGTCTCCATGCTAAAGTGTTGATGTTTACCCATCCTAAGACAGGAAAATTATTACGGTTTGAAGCAGCAGTGCCGAAATCGTTTTTAACGAAATCAAAATAG
- the cyoE gene encoding heme o synthase has translation MNKADTPSSQKTNELPNEHNSFVSDLKELFKAIVLISNVLPVFTGFWLALYFTDSAFADYWGVFLLTIVGSTFVMAGALILNNWYDVDIDTVMARTKKRPTVTGNFSLRIVLVMGIALSVIGLILLLFTTIEAAIYAFVGWFVYVILYTMWSKRKYTLNTVIGSVSGAVTPLIGWAAIEPAYHVVPIVLFFILFIWQIPHTFSIAIKKYDEYKAAEVAMLPVVYGFAFTKRQMIVYIACLLPLPFLLASLGTTFMVIATILNIGWLVLGFQGFSAKDDWEWAHKNFIYSLSYLTILFVMMVVVTLPVFN, from the coding sequence ATGAACAAAGCGGATACACCTTCTTCACAGAAGACGAATGAATTACCGAATGAACACAATTCCTTTGTTTCTGATCTTAAGGAACTTTTTAAGGCAATTGTTTTAATTTCTAATGTATTACCTGTTTTTACAGGTTTTTGGCTGGCCCTTTATTTTACCGATTCTGCCTTTGCGGATTATTGGGGAGTATTTTTATTGACGATTGTGGGGAGCACGTTCGTTATGGCTGGTGCACTTATCCTGAATAATTGGTATGATGTTGATATTGATACGGTTATGGCTAGAACGAAAAAACGGCCGACGGTAACTGGGAACTTTTCATTACGTATTGTGTTGGTAATGGGAATTGCCCTTTCTGTCATTGGTTTGATTCTCTTACTATTTACAACAATTGAAGCAGCCATTTACGCATTTGTGGGCTGGTTTGTGTATGTGATTCTGTATACAATGTGGTCAAAACGAAAATATACGTTGAACACTGTAATTGGAAGTGTTTCTGGAGCGGTTACACCTTTAATTGGGTGGGCAGCGATTGAACCAGCTTATCATGTCGTTCCAATTGTCTTATTTTTTATTTTGTTTATCTGGCAAATTCCACATACATTCTCAATAGCAATCAAAAAATATGATGAATATAAAGCGGCTGAAGTAGCGATGCTTCCGGTCGTATATGGATTTGCATTTACCAAGCGACAAATGATTGTCTATATTGCTTGTTTATTGCCACTGCCATTTTTATTAGCATCACTCGGTACAACCTTTATGGTGATTGCTACCATACTAAATATTGGCTGGCTCGTTTTAGGATTCCAAGGCTTTTCAGCGAAAGATGATTGGGAATGGGCCCATAAAAACTTTATTTATTCATTAAGTTATTTAACCATACTATTTGTGATGATGGTCGTTGTAACATTGCCGGTATTTAATTGA
- a CDS encoding FtsX-like permease family protein, whose product MLFKLSISGLKSKLKDYIVLLIGLVMSIAIFYMFQTLALNKAFLEANATINSIGSIFQTGSVLLAIITFFYIFYANSFLLSLRRKEFGMYMTLGAKKHKVIRLMFLETIIIGATSLLIGILVGTGLAQVIGKLLMEQLDFTANGYQALYVPSISVTCIFFCLLFVLSAMMNSLTLLRTSILKLVHGDTHADSIVIKGKMTGIVAILSLILLGIGYASMFYLDKLKESGIMIAMLTTTAGTYLFFEAFFPLFVKRLKANKTLNEKGLNAFTFSQLNFRINGLTKELATVAMLIALGSGAISGGLAFKNNVMKSTDSFEIYDTIINNPNTEEMGILDGIPFKEKSEYRYKVDDTFVYYVKEDLENNPPLIHVGNGEENTDKQRRVMGDLPVNAISGGGQEINQNAKSIPEEWETALINMHPIYLDYLNKPMKIINLKMYHELKGKTGIIFIGKTDDFIAHTTEWKKLDELESEKYKDVKADDILSKYEIYNVFYTNASGTVFMGFFLGIAFLAMMASCLMFKILSGATTDINRYEMLRKIGVSRELLTKSIYKELFIVFLAPAIIGMAHVLIGMNIFGFVLIDPYYRIWLPIVIFLFVYTAYYFITVHLYKRIVFPKKV is encoded by the coding sequence ATGTTATTTAAACTTTCCATATCAGGACTAAAAAGTAAGCTAAAAGATTACATTGTTTTACTGATTGGTCTGGTTATGTCTATTGCTATTTTTTATATGTTTCAAACATTAGCCTTAAATAAAGCATTTCTTGAAGCAAATGCAACGATTAATTCAATCGGATCCATTTTCCAAACAGGATCTGTCTTGCTTGCCATTATTACATTCTTCTATATTTTTTATGCGAATTCTTTCTTACTTTCTCTTAGGCGAAAAGAATTTGGAATGTATATGACGTTAGGAGCAAAGAAACATAAGGTTATACGCCTTATGTTTTTAGAAACAATCATTATCGGAGCAACATCTCTATTAATTGGGATTTTAGTTGGAACAGGGCTTGCACAAGTAATTGGCAAGTTGCTTATGGAGCAGCTTGATTTTACTGCTAATGGTTATCAGGCATTGTATGTTCCATCGATTTCGGTTACGTGTATTTTCTTCTGTTTGTTATTTGTATTGTCCGCCATGATGAATAGTCTTACATTATTACGGACTTCCATTCTGAAGCTTGTTCATGGGGATACTCACGCTGATTCTATCGTTATCAAAGGAAAAATGACTGGTATAGTTGCGATTCTTTCACTCATCTTGTTAGGAATTGGCTATGCATCCATGTTCTATTTAGATAAGTTAAAGGAATCTGGAATCATGATAGCCATGCTTACAACAACCGCAGGAACGTATTTGTTTTTTGAGGCATTTTTCCCACTATTTGTTAAGAGACTAAAAGCGAATAAAACACTTAATGAAAAAGGTCTTAATGCTTTTACATTTTCCCAATTAAATTTCCGAATTAACGGTTTAACAAAAGAATTAGCTACAGTAGCGATGTTAATCGCACTTGGATCAGGAGCCATTTCAGGTGGCTTAGCCTTTAAAAATAATGTGATGAAATCCACAGACAGTTTTGAAATATATGATACCATTATAAACAATCCGAACACCGAAGAAATGGGAATCTTGGATGGTATTCCATTTAAAGAGAAAAGCGAATATCGTTATAAGGTTGATGATACATTTGTTTATTATGTCAAGGAAGATTTGGAAAATAACCCGCCACTAATCCATGTTGGGAATGGTGAAGAAAATACTGATAAACAAAGACGTGTTATGGGAGATCTTCCGGTAAATGCTATTTCAGGTGGTGGTCAAGAAATCAATCAAAATGCTAAGTCAATCCCAGAAGAATGGGAAACTGCTTTAATAAATATGCACCCTATCTATTTAGATTATTTAAACAAGCCAATGAAAATTATTAATCTAAAAATGTATCATGAGTTAAAGGGAAAAACAGGTATCATTTTTATTGGAAAAACAGATGATTTTATTGCACATACAACAGAATGGAAGAAGCTTGATGAATTAGAGTCAGAGAAATATAAAGATGTTAAAGCTGATGATATTCTAAGTAAATACGAAATATACAATGTCTTCTATACTAATGCCAGTGGAACGGTATTTATGGGTTTCTTCCTGGGAATTGCTTTCTTGGCAATGATGGCAAGTTGTTTAATGTTTAAAATTCTATCTGGCGCAACAACAGATATTAATCGGTATGAAATGCTTAGAAAAATTGGCGTTAGTCGTGAACTATTAACCAAGTCCATCTATAAAGAGTTGTTCATTGTATTTTTAGCACCGGCTATTATAGGTATGGCGCATGTACTAATTGGAATGAACATTTTCGGATTTGTCTTAATCGATCCATATTACCGCATCTGGCTGCCAATTGTTATTTTTCTATTCGTTTATACGGCCTATTATTTTATTACAGTTCATTTATATAAAAGAATTGTTTTTCCGAAAAAAGTATAA
- a CDS encoding excisionase family DNA-binding protein, producing the protein MYLTIKETAEYLSIDESKIRALVLQNRIRTLYDGEQYLINKEQFTTYFDQVEKYKKMIEEYLSEPIPEDIDVKDED; encoded by the coding sequence GTGTACCTTACAATAAAAGAAACAGCAGAATATTTGTCCATCGATGAATCAAAAATAAGAGCATTGGTACTGCAAAATCGCATACGCACATTGTATGATGGGGAACAATATCTTATAAATAAAGAACAATTCACTACATATTTTGACCAGGTGGAGAAATACAAGAAGATGATCGAGGAGTATCTCAGTGAACCGATCCCTGAAGATATTGATGTGAAGGACGAGGATTAG
- a CDS encoding DUF6933 domain-containing protein, with translation MLFLLLLQCTKKLADELKIKTSKDDLVDNDPLYSWHAHIFLYKRKKFSLVMNNKTRYNFIIGSLRKKEFSQFGSVVKTGIQENLLADGFDKHVVESYLNKCDSIKYAPTSKRNIISQINEMIMVAKQYVEYKGLNGMEEHVNQINRSNNDFVMLTLPDTYPLVAMTKALAGLKSE, from the coding sequence GTGTTATTTTTGCTTCTTTTGCAATGCACGAAAAAACTCGCAGATGAATTGAAGATAAAGACGTCTAAGGATGATTTAGTTGATAATGATCCATTATACTCATGGCATGCACATATTTTTTTATACAAACGTAAAAAGTTCAGTCTAGTAATGAATAATAAAACAAGGTATAACTTTATTATCGGCAGTTTAAGGAAAAAGGAATTCAGCCAATTTGGATCGGTTGTAAAAACTGGGATACAGGAGAACTTATTGGCGGATGGGTTCGACAAACATGTGGTAGAGTCCTATCTGAACAAATGTGATTCGATCAAATATGCTCCAACGAGTAAACGGAACATTATTTCACAAATAAATGAGATGATTATGGTCGCAAAGCAATATGTGGAATATAAAGGATTAAATGGTATGGAAGAGCATGTCAATCAAATTAATCGTTCGAATAATGATTTTGTGATGTTGACGTTACCAGATACCTACCCACTTGTTGCTATGACGAAGGCTCTAGCGGGATTAAAAAGCGAGTAA
- a CDS encoding N-acetylmuramoyl-L-alanine amidase: MIRNGKVITATLIMVGLFIFGSASIVQADSEQLYKVDTSQLNMRTDPSDEAKIVGNLVEGDKVMVFEEQDGWVKTFYTGEPVWVASHFLTLINDEPQTEQATEHKNKDTETGANTNLDKEKTAASENEATDETKTEAKESLTEQETKKETKEEKDQGKRKEGSVKYWHSFPKEADIQVEEEVKKKKIAEQKKYKLSKNSITITQSTDQPLDGYNIVVDAGHGGKDSGAVVNGDVYEKNITLKTANTVANQLQNAGATVTLTRLQDNFISLDKRVGISNSDEVDAFISIHFNAFKDSAVNGISTHYYDDEVSKGLANNLHSSIMKQIDMHDRGIRKSDYLVLRENDNPATLIELGFMTNPDNLKMIQSEDYQNHVALAIKEGLENYFNRTS, encoded by the coding sequence ATGATAAGGAATGGCAAAGTTATTACGGCAACATTGATTATGGTTGGTTTATTCATTTTTGGTTCAGCTTCAATCGTCCAAGCTGATAGTGAACAATTATATAAGGTGGATACATCGCAATTAAATATGCGAACCGATCCTTCAGATGAGGCGAAGATCGTTGGCAATCTTGTTGAAGGAGATAAAGTCATGGTTTTTGAGGAACAGGATGGATGGGTTAAAACCTTCTATACAGGAGAGCCTGTTTGGGTAGCCTCGCACTTTTTAACATTAATCAATGATGAACCACAAACTGAACAAGCAACCGAACACAAGAATAAAGATACAGAAACAGGTGCAAATACAAATTTAGATAAGGAAAAGACGGCGGCTTCTGAAAATGAAGCTACAGACGAAACAAAAACAGAAGCGAAAGAGTCACTCACAGAACAAGAAACAAAAAAGGAAACAAAAGAAGAAAAGGACCAGGGTAAACGAAAAGAAGGATCAGTAAAATATTGGCATTCTTTCCCTAAGGAAGCTGATATTCAAGTTGAGGAAGAGGTTAAAAAGAAAAAGATAGCGGAACAAAAGAAATATAAACTATCAAAAAACTCTATCACTATTACACAATCTACTGATCAACCATTAGATGGATACAACATTGTAGTTGATGCTGGCCATGGCGGAAAAGATTCAGGGGCTGTTGTAAATGGTGATGTTTACGAAAAGAACATAACGTTGAAAACCGCAAACACTGTCGCAAACCAATTACAGAATGCAGGAGCAACTGTTACTCTAACTAGATTGCAAGATAATTTTATTTCCCTTGATAAGCGTGTCGGTATTAGTAATTCAGATGAGGTTGATGCATTTATTAGTATCCATTTTAATGCATTTAAAGATTCCGCTGTTAATGGCATCAGTACGCACTATTATGATGATGAAGTGAGTAAGGGTCTGGCAAATAATCTTCATTCTTCGATTATGAAGCAAATAGATATGCATGATCGCGGAATTAGGAAATCGGATTATCTTGTTCTGCGAGAAAATGACAATCCGGCTACTTTGATAGAGCTAGGTTTCATGACAAATCCCGATAATTTGAAAATGATACAATCAGAAGACTATCAAAATCATGTGGCCCTAGCAATAAAAGAGGGACTGGAGAATTATTTTAATAGAACGTCTTAA
- a CDS encoding ABC transporter ATP-binding protein: protein MKNSVVNVKNVQKVYGKKGENQSHALKGLSFSIQDGEFVGIMGPSGSGKTTLLNVISTLDKPTNGTVEIAGIDITQMRQSELANFRSQKLGFIFQDFNLLETLTIYENIALPLSLQDIPSKKIGPRVEKVAGMLGIGNILAKYPSEVSGGQKQRTAAGRAIVHEPAIILADEPTGALDSKNSTSLLNSMKGLNEEQDVSILMVTHDSISASYCRRILFIRDGEIYREIHRNSTREVFHKEILDVLADLGKETQGGL, encoded by the coding sequence ATGAAGAATTCCGTTGTTAATGTTAAAAATGTACAAAAAGTATATGGCAAAAAAGGCGAAAACCAATCACATGCATTAAAAGGGTTATCCTTCTCCATTCAAGATGGTGAATTTGTTGGAATTATGGGACCATCTGGTTCTGGAAAAACAACATTATTAAATGTCATTTCAACATTGGATAAACCGACAAATGGTACTGTTGAAATTGCTGGCATAGATATTACGCAGATGAGACAAAGTGAACTAGCTAACTTCCGCTCTCAAAAGTTAGGTTTTATTTTCCAAGACTTTAACTTACTTGAGACTTTAACCATTTATGAAAATATTGCATTGCCACTCTCCCTTCAAGACATTCCTTCTAAAAAGATTGGCCCAAGGGTTGAAAAAGTAGCGGGTATGTTGGGTATTGGAAACATTCTTGCAAAATATCCATCAGAGGTTTCTGGTGGGCAAAAACAACGTACAGCTGCAGGACGCGCTATTGTTCATGAGCCAGCCATAATTTTAGCAGACGAGCCAACTGGAGCCCTTGATTCAAAAAACTCCACAAGCCTTTTAAATTCAATGAAGGGTTTAAACGAAGAACAAGATGTATCCATTTTAATGGTTACCCATGATTCGATTAGTGCAAGTTATTGCCGACGTATTTTATTTATACGTGACGGAGAAATATACAGAGAAATTCACCGTAACAGTACTCGCGAGGTGTTTCATAAAGAGATTCTAGATGTGCTTGCAGACCTAGGCAAAGAAACACAAGGAGGTTTATGA